A region from the Corylus avellana chromosome ca7, CavTom2PMs-1.0 genome encodes:
- the LOC132188494 gene encoding gamma carbonic anhydrase 1, mitochondrial-like → MGTLGKAIYTVGFWIRETGQAIDRLGCRLQGNYYFQEQLSRHRTLMNVFDKAPVVDKDAFVAPSASIIGDVQVGRGSSVWYGCVLRGDVNRISIGSGTNIQDNSLVHVAKSNLSGKVLPTIIGDNVTVGHSAVLHGCTVEDEAFVGMGATLLDGVYVEKYAMVAAGALVRQNARIPCGEVWGGNPARFLRKLTEEEMAFISQSALNYSNLAQVHAAENAKSFDEIEFEKLIRKKFARRDEDYDSMLGVVRETPPELILPDNILPDKVQKAS, encoded by the exons ATGGGAACGCTGGGAAAAGCAATCTACACCGTCGGATTCTGGATCCGCGAGACCGGCCAAGCCATTGACCGCCTCGGCTGCCGCCTCCAAGGCAACTACTACTTCCAAGAACAAC TGTCTAGGCATAGGACACTCATGAACGTATTTGACAAAGCTCCTGTTGTTGATAAGGATGCATTTGTGGCCCCAAGTGCATCTATCATTGGTGATGTTCAGGTGGGACGAGGTTCTTCTGTTTGGTATGGATGTGTTTTGAGAG GTGATGTTAACAGAATCAGCATCGGGTCTGGAACAAATATTCAAGACAACTCCCTTGTTCACGTGGCAAAATCTAATTTGAGTGGGAAAGTTTTACCAACCATAATTGGTGACAATGTTACTGTGG GTCATAGTGCTGTCTTACATGGATGTACTGTTGAGGATGAGGCATTTGTTGGTATGGGTGCAACCTTGCTTGACGGGGTATATGTTGAAAAATATGCCATGGTTGCTGCTGGAGCCCTTGTAAGACAGAACGCAAGGATTCCCTGTGGAGAG GTGTGGGGAGGTAATCCAGCAAGGTTCCTCAGGAAACTCACAGAAGAAGAGATGGCCTTCATCTCCCAGTCAGCTCTAAACTATTCCAACTTGGCACAGGTTCATGCAGCTGAAAATGCAAAGAGCTTTGATGAGATTGAATTTGAGAAGCTAATTCGCAAGAAATTTGCTCGCCGTGATGAGGACTATGACTCAATGCTGGGTGTTGTGCGTGAAACACCTCCAGAGCTTATCCTTCCTGATAATATCCTTCCAGATAAAGTACAAAAAGCTTCTTAA
- the LOC132186756 gene encoding soluble inorganic pyrophosphatase-like, protein MANHFGEASGKNSSGFPQVVLNERILSSMSRRSVAAHPWHDLEIGPGAPAVFNCVVEIGKGSKVKYELDKTSGLIKVDRILYSSVVYPHNYGFIPRTICEDSDPMDVLVLMQEPVLPGSFLRARAIGLMPMIDQGEKDDKIIAVCADDPEFRHYKDIKELPPHRLAEIRRFFEDYKKNENKKVAVEDFLPAEPAIEAIKYSMDLYASYIVESLRQ, encoded by the exons ATGGCTAACCATTTTGGAGAAGCAAGTGGGAAAAATTCGTCAGGGTTCCCACAAGTGGTTCTCAATGAGAGAATCCTTTCTTCAATGTCTCGAAGATCTGTTGCTGCTCATCCCTGGCATGACTTGGAGATTG GGCCAGGTGCTCCAGCAGTTTTCAACTGT GTTGTTGAAATTGGGAAAGGCAGCAAGGTTAAGTACGAGCTTGACAAGACAAGTGGCCTTATAAAA GTTGATCGTATTCTCTACTCATCAGTTGTTTATCCACACAACTATGGTTTCATCCCACGAACCATTTGTGAAGACAGTGATCCTATGGACGTCCTGGTACTGATGCAG GAGCCTGTGCTACCTGGTTCTTTCCTTCGTGCTCGTGCTATTGGATTAATGCCTATGATTGACCAG GGTGAAAAGGATGACAAAATCATAGCAGTATGTGCTGACGACCCTGAGTTCCGCCATTATAAGGACATCAAGGAGCTTCCTCCACACCGCCTTGCTGAAATCCGCCGCTTCTTTGAGGACT ACAAAAAGAATGAGAACAAGAAGGTTGCTGTGGAAGACTTCCTGCCAGCCGAGCCTGCCATCGAAGCCATCAAGTACTCCAT GGACCTGTATGCGTCTTACATTGTTGAAAGCTTGAGGCAGTAA
- the LOC132187030 gene encoding protein RER1B-like produces the protein MEGPGSDWTTAAPLAKWRSEFSRMFQYYLDRSTPHPLQRWLGTFAVAMIYVLRVYYVKGFYVVSYGLGIYVLNLLIGFLSPKIDPELEALGGASLPTKDSDEFKPFIRRLPEFNFWYSITKAFIVAFVLTLFSVLDVPVFWPILLCYWVVLFVLTMKRQILHMIKYKYIPFDHGKQRYNDKKSAGTSSRKD, from the exons ATGGAGGGACCAGGAAGTGATTGGACCACAGCAGCGCCGCTTGCCAAGTGGAGAAGCGAGTTTTCGAGGATGTTTCAGTATTATTTGGACCGATCAACGCCTCACCCACTTCAGAGGTGGCTAGGAACATTTGCAGTTGCAATGATTTACGTTTTGCGTGTTTACTATGTAAAAGGTTTCTATGTTGTTTCCTATGGTCTGGGGATCTATGTCTTGAACCTCTTGATCGGGTTTCTGTCACCAAAGATTGATCCGGAGCTTGAAGCTTTGGGTGGGGCTTCTTTGCCAACAAAAGAttctgatgaattcaagccttTCATTCGCCGCCTCCCAGAGTTCAACTTCTG GTATTCCATCACGAAGGCTTTCATTGTTGCATTTGTCTTGACCCTCTTTTCTGTATTGGATGTACCTGTGTTCTGGCCAATCTTGCTCTGCTACTGGGTTGTACTATTTGTCCTCACGATGAAACGACAAATCCTACACATGATCAAGTACAAATATATCCCATTCGATCATGGAAAGCAG AGGTATAATGACAAGAAGTCAGCTGGAACTAGTAGCCGTAAAGACTAG
- the LOC132187603 gene encoding eugenol synthase 2-like isoform X1, translating into MAQESKILVIGGTGYIGKYIAEASAKAGHPTFALVRESTASNPEKSQLIESLKSSGVKILYGDIYNHESLVKAVKQVDIVISTVGSQQIADQVKIIAAIKEAGNIKRFLPSEFGPDVDCIHAVEPAASFFGLKTGIRRSIEAEGVPYTYVVSNGFAGSFLRNFGQDGVTAPPRDKVAITGDGNPKAIFVKEEDVATYTIKAVDDPRTLNKILYLRPPANILSFNEIVSLWEKKISKTLEKIYVLEDELLKKIQESPDPFNLYISISHSVFVKGSAGNFEIDASIGVKSYELYPEVKYTTLDELLDQFL; encoded by the exons ATGGCTCAAGAAAGCAAGATTTTGGTAATCGGAGGGACTGGATACATCGGAAAATATATAGCGGAGGCAAGCGCAAAAGCTGGACACCCCACTTTTGCACTGGTCAGAGAAAGCACAGCTTCTAATCCCGAAAAATCTCAACTCATTGAGAGCTTAAAGAGTTCCGGGGTGAAGATTCTCTAT GGAGATATCTATAATCATGAGAGCTTGGTGAAGGCTGTCAAGCAAGTCGATATAGTGATCTCTACAGTTGGGTCGCAACAGATAGCTGATCAGGTGAAGATTATTGCTGCCATCAAAGAAGCTGGAAATATCAAG AGATTCCTCCCATCGGAGTTTGGACCGGATGTGGATTGTATCCATGCAGTTGAGCCTGCTGCAAGCTTTTTTGGGCTCAAAACTGGCATCCGGAGATCAATTGAGGCTGAAGGAGTTCCATATACTTACGTCGTGTCCAATGGCTTTGCTGGCTCCTTTTTGAGGAACTTTGGACAGGATGGTGTCACAGCTCCTCCTAGAGACAAAGTAGCAATAACTGGAGATGGAAATCCCAAAG CAATTTTTGTCAAGGAAGAAGATGTTGCCACTTATACCATAAAAGCAGTTGATGATCCGAGAACCTTGAACAAGATTCTCTATCTGAGACCTCCTGCCAACATTTTGTCCTTCAATGAGATTGTCTCCCTGTGGGAGAAGAAGATAAGCAAGACCCTCGAAAAGATTTATGTTCTGGAGGATGAACTTCTTAAAAAAATCCAGG AATCTCCTGACCCCTTTAACCTCTATATATCCATCAGTCACTCCGTGTTTGTGAAGGGATCAGCTGGAAACTTTGAGATTGACGCTTCTATTGGCGTGAAGTCTTACGAGCTTTATCCAGAGGTGAAATACACCACTTTGGATGAACTCCTGGATCAATTTCTCTAA
- the LOC132187603 gene encoding isoflavone reductase homolog A622-like isoform X2 has product MAQESKILVIGGTGYIGKYIAEASAKAGHPTFALVRESTASNPEKSQLIESLKSSGVKILYGDIYNHESLVKAVKQVDIVISTVGSQQIADQVKIIAAIKEAGNIKRFLPSEFGPDVDCIHAVEPAASFFGLKTGIRRSIEAEGVPYTYVVSNGFAGSFLRNFGQDGVTAPPRDKVAITGDGNPKAIFVKEEDVATYTIKAVDDPRTLNKILYLRPPANILSFNEIVSLWEKKISKTLEKIYVLEDELLKKIQESPDPFNHSLNKGWVVLLILIFCFLQNLLTPLTSIYPSVTPCL; this is encoded by the exons ATGGCTCAAGAAAGCAAGATTTTGGTAATCGGAGGGACTGGATACATCGGAAAATATATAGCGGAGGCAAGCGCAAAAGCTGGACACCCCACTTTTGCACTGGTCAGAGAAAGCACAGCTTCTAATCCCGAAAAATCTCAACTCATTGAGAGCTTAAAGAGTTCCGGGGTGAAGATTCTCTAT GGAGATATCTATAATCATGAGAGCTTGGTGAAGGCTGTCAAGCAAGTCGATATAGTGATCTCTACAGTTGGGTCGCAACAGATAGCTGATCAGGTGAAGATTATTGCTGCCATCAAAGAAGCTGGAAATATCAAG AGATTCCTCCCATCGGAGTTTGGACCGGATGTGGATTGTATCCATGCAGTTGAGCCTGCTGCAAGCTTTTTTGGGCTCAAAACTGGCATCCGGAGATCAATTGAGGCTGAAGGAGTTCCATATACTTACGTCGTGTCCAATGGCTTTGCTGGCTCCTTTTTGAGGAACTTTGGACAGGATGGTGTCACAGCTCCTCCTAGAGACAAAGTAGCAATAACTGGAGATGGAAATCCCAAAG CAATTTTTGTCAAGGAAGAAGATGTTGCCACTTATACCATAAAAGCAGTTGATGATCCGAGAACCTTGAACAAGATTCTCTATCTGAGACCTCCTGCCAACATTTTGTCCTTCAATGAGATTGTCTCCCTGTGGGAGAAGAAGATAAGCAAGACCCTCGAAAAGATTTATGTTCTGGAGGATGAACTTCTTAAAAAAATCCAGG AATCTCCTGACCCCTTTAACCATAGTCTGAATAAAGGTTGGGTTGTTTTATTGatacttattttttgtttcctgCAGAATCTCCTGACCCCTTTAACCTCTATATATCCATCAGTCACTCCGTGTTTGTGA
- the LOC132187049 gene encoding isoflavone reductase homolog A622-like, with translation MAQKSKILVIGGTGCIGKYIVEASAKAGHPTFALVRESTASKPEKSQLIESFKSSGVTLVYGDIYHHDSLVKAVEQVDIVISAVGSQQIADQVKVIAAIKEVGNIKRFLPSEFGPDVDCAHAVEPAASFFGLKAGIRRSIEAEGIPYTYVVSNVFAGYFLSNLGQTGATAPPREKVVIIGDGNPKVIFVKEEDIATYTIKAADDPRTLNKTLYLRPPANILSFNEIVLLWEKKIGKTLEKIYVLEDQLLKKIQESPVSFKLHISIIHSVFVKGSAGNFEIDDFVGVKSSELYPEVKYTTSDEHLDHFL, from the exons ATGGCTCAAAAAAGCAAGATTTTGGTGATCGGAGGGACCGGATGCATCGGAAAATACATAGTGGAGGCAAGCGCAAAAGCTGGACACCCCACTTTTGCATTGGTCAGGGAAAGCACAGCTTCTAAACCCGAAAAGTCTCAACTCATTGAGAGCTTCAAGAGCTCTGGGGTGACACTTGTCTAT GGAGATATCTATCATCATGACAGCTTGGTGAAGGCAGTCGAGCAAGTCGATATAGTGATCTCTGCAGTTGGGTCACAACAGATAGCTGATCAGGTGAAGGTTATTGCTGCCATCAAAGAAGTTGGAAACATCAAG AGATTCCTCCCATCAGAGTTTGGACCGGATGTGGATTGTGCCCATGCAGTTGAGCCAGCTGCAAGCTTTTTTGGGCTCAAGGCTGGCATCCGGAGATCAATTGAGGCTGAAGGAATTCCATATACTTACGTCGTGTCCAATGTGTTTGCTGGCTACTTTTTGTCTAACCTTGGACAGACAGGTGCCACAGCTCCTCCTAGAGAAAAAGTAGTAATAATTGGAGATGGAAATCCCAAAG TAATTTTTGTCAAGGAAGAAGATATTGCAACTTATACCATAAAAGCAGCGGATGATCCCAGAACCTTGAACAAGACCCTCTATCTGAGACCCCCTGCCaatattttgtcttttaatgagattgtcCTCCTGTGGGAGAAAAAGATTGGCAAGACCCTCGAGAAGATTTATGTTCTAGAGGATCAACTTCTTAAGAAAATACAGG aatCTCCCGTCTCCTTTAAACTCCATATATCCATCATTCACTCCGTGTTTGTGAAGGGATCAGCTGGAAACTTTGAGATTGACGATTTTGTTGGCGTGAAGTCTTCTGAGCTTTATCCAGAGGTGAAATACACCACTTCGGATGAACACCTGGATCACTTTCTCTAA